From one Enterobacter kobei genomic stretch:
- the mgrA gene encoding L-glyceraldehyde 3-phosphate reductase has translation MVYQADPERYKKMEFRRCGQSGLKLPAVSLGLWHNFGDATLVETSRQLLRRAFDLGITHFDLANNYGPPPGSAERHFGRLLQEDFSPWRDELIISTKAGYTMWDGPYGDWGSRKYLIASLDQSLKRMGLEYVDIFYHHRPDPETPLRETMRALDHIVRQGKALYVGLSNYPADMAREAIDILNDLGTPCLIHQPKYSMFERWVEDGLLDVLREKGVGSIAFSPLAGGQLTDRYLQGIPADSRAASGSRFLNPDQLTEEKLHKVRQLNDLAQKRGQKLSQMALAWVLRDDKVTSVLIGASKVAQIDDAVGMLENRHFSAEECAAIDSILNSSE, from the coding sequence ATGGTTTATCAGGCCGATCCTGAACGCTATAAGAAGATGGAGTTCCGGCGCTGTGGGCAAAGCGGATTAAAGCTGCCAGCGGTATCGCTGGGTCTGTGGCATAACTTTGGCGACGCGACGCTGGTGGAAACCAGCCGCCAGCTCCTGCGCCGGGCGTTTGATCTCGGTATTACCCATTTCGATCTCGCCAACAATTACGGTCCACCGCCAGGCTCCGCTGAACGTCACTTTGGCCGTCTCCTGCAGGAAGATTTTAGCCCGTGGCGCGATGAGCTGATCATCTCCACCAAAGCGGGCTACACCATGTGGGACGGCCCTTACGGCGACTGGGGTTCCCGCAAATATCTGATCGCCAGTCTCGATCAGAGCCTTAAGCGCATGGGGCTGGAGTACGTGGACATTTTCTATCACCACCGTCCGGATCCGGAAACGCCGCTAAGAGAGACCATGCGCGCGCTGGATCACATCGTGCGCCAGGGCAAAGCGCTGTACGTGGGCCTGTCTAACTATCCGGCGGACATGGCGCGCGAGGCGATTGATATTCTTAATGACCTCGGCACGCCGTGCCTGATCCATCAGCCGAAATATTCAATGTTTGAACGCTGGGTGGAAGACGGCCTGCTGGATGTGCTCAGGGAGAAAGGCGTCGGCAGCATTGCCTTCTCACCACTGGCGGGCGGACAGCTGACCGACCGCTATTTACAGGGCATCCCCGCGGATTCCCGCGCCGCCAGCGGCAGCCGTTTCCTTAATCCCGATCAGTTAACCGAAGAGAAGCTGCACAAGGTGCGTCAGTTAAACGATCTGGCACAGAAACGCGGGCAGAAGCTGTCCCAGATGGCACTGGCCTGGGTGCTGCGTGACGACAAAGTGACGTCCGTGCTGATCGGCGCCAGTAAAGTGGCGCAGATTGACGACGCGGTGGGCATGCTGGAAAACCGCCATTTCAGCGCCGAGGAATGCGCAGCAATTGACAGCATTCTCAATAGCTCAGAATAA
- a CDS encoding sensor histidine kinase: MHEIFNMLLAVFDRAALMLICLFFLIRMRLFRELLHKTAHSPKELLAVTAIFSMFALFSTWSGVPVEGSLVNVRIIAVMSGGILFGPWVGIITGIIAGIHRYLIDIGGVTAIPCFITSIIAGGMAGWINRKTPKAHHWRIGIIAGMLCETLTMILVVIWAPSTSLGLDIVSKIGIPMILGTVCIGFIVLLVQSVEGEQEASAARQAKLALDIANKTLPLFRQVNTESLRQVCDIIRRDIHADAVAITNVEHVLAYVGIGENNYRDSDDIISPTTNEAIKSGKIIIKNNDEAHRTPEIHSMLVIPLWEKGVVTGTLKIYYCHAHQITSSLQEMAIGLSQIISTQLEVSRAEQLREMANKAELRALQSKINPHFLFNALNAISSSIRLNPDTARQLIYNLSRYLRYNIELKDDEQIDIKKELYQIKDYIAIEQARFGDKLTVIYDIDEDVNCVIPSLLIQPLVENAIVHGIQPCKGKGVVTISVAECGNRVRIAVRDTGNGIDPQVIERVEANEMPGNKIGLLNVHHRVKLLYGEGLHIRRLEPGTEIAFYVPHDRAPLPAPVTLLQ, translated from the coding sequence GTGCACGAAATATTTAACATGCTGCTGGCGGTCTTTGACCGGGCGGCGTTAATGCTGATTTGTCTGTTTTTCCTGATCCGCATGCGCCTGTTCCGCGAACTGCTGCATAAAACGGCCCACTCGCCCAAAGAACTGCTGGCGGTAACGGCGATTTTTTCCATGTTTGCGCTGTTCAGCACCTGGTCCGGCGTGCCGGTGGAAGGATCGCTGGTAAACGTACGCATTATTGCGGTGATGTCCGGCGGGATTTTATTCGGCCCGTGGGTCGGGATCATTACCGGCATTATTGCCGGTATTCACCGCTATCTGATCGATATTGGCGGCGTTACCGCTATTCCCTGTTTTATCACCAGTATTATCGCCGGCGGGATGGCAGGCTGGATCAATCGTAAAACGCCGAAAGCGCATCACTGGCGTATCGGTATTATCGCCGGGATGCTGTGCGAAACCCTGACCATGATCCTGGTGGTGATCTGGGCACCGAGCACGTCGCTGGGGCTGGATATCGTGTCAAAGATCGGCATCCCGATGATCCTCGGCACCGTCTGTATCGGCTTTATTGTGCTGCTGGTGCAGAGCGTGGAAGGTGAGCAGGAAGCCAGCGCTGCACGGCAGGCCAAGCTGGCGCTGGATATTGCCAACAAAACGCTGCCGCTGTTCCGCCAGGTTAATACAGAATCCCTGCGTCAGGTCTGCGACATTATCCGCCGCGATATTCACGCGGATGCGGTCGCCATTACCAATGTTGAACATGTGCTGGCCTACGTCGGTATCGGGGAGAACAACTATCGCGACAGCGACGATATTATTAGCCCCACCACCAATGAGGCGATAAAGTCCGGTAAAATCATCATTAAAAACAACGATGAAGCGCACCGCACCCCGGAAATACACTCAATGCTGGTGATCCCCCTGTGGGAAAAAGGCGTGGTCACCGGTACGTTAAAAATTTACTACTGTCATGCGCACCAGATCACCTCGTCGTTACAGGAGATGGCGATCGGTCTGTCACAGATCATCTCCACCCAACTGGAAGTCTCGCGCGCCGAACAGCTGCGGGAGATGGCCAATAAAGCGGAACTGCGCGCCCTGCAAAGTAAAATAAACCCGCACTTCCTGTTTAATGCCCTGAACGCGATTTCGTCATCGATTCGCCTGAATCCGGATACCGCTCGCCAGCTGATTTACAATTTATCGCGTTACCTGCGCTATAACATTGAACTGAAAGACGATGAGCAAATCGATATCAAAAAAGAGCTGTATCAGATCAAAGATTACATTGCCATTGAGCAGGCGCGCTTCGGCGACAAGCTGACGGTGATCTATGACATTGACGAGGACGTGAACTGCGTGATCCCAAGCCTGCTGATCCAGCCGCTGGTGGAAAACGCTATCGTGCACGGTATTCAGCCCTGTAAGGGAAAAGGCGTGGTCACCATTAGCGTGGCGGAGTGCGGTAACCGTGTGCGCATCGCGGTACGGGATACCGGCAACGGCATCGATCCGCAGGTTATTGAGCGCGTGGAGGCCAACGAGATGCCCGGTAATAAAATCGGCTTACTCAACGTCCATCACCGCGTAAAACTGCTGTACGGTGAAGGACTGCATATTCGTCGCCTGGAGCCAGGCACCGAAATTGCCTTCTACGTACCACACGATCGCGCGCCTTTGCCTGCGCCGGTTACGCTGTTGCAATAA
- a CDS encoding PTS sugar transporter subunit IIB, with amino-acid sequence MITLLRVDHRLLHGQVAFSWTQYIGADCILIANDAVMHDELRKTTIKLAKPPAVKLVMKNIDDAIAAIKSGVTDKYKLFIVVESVEDAWRLAGAVPEIKSINLGGIKAKEGSQNISKAINVLPEEVAMLNELVKAGTEVEIRQVPNDRKLLFTDCL; translated from the coding sequence ATGATAACACTCCTGCGAGTTGACCACCGGTTACTGCATGGACAGGTTGCTTTTTCCTGGACGCAATATATCGGCGCAGACTGCATTCTTATCGCCAACGATGCGGTTATGCATGACGAACTGCGCAAGACCACCATCAAACTGGCAAAACCGCCCGCCGTTAAGCTGGTCATGAAAAACATTGATGATGCCATTGCCGCTATCAAAAGCGGCGTCACCGATAAATATAAATTATTCATCGTTGTGGAATCTGTTGAAGACGCCTGGCGGCTGGCCGGTGCGGTACCGGAAATTAAAAGTATTAATCTTGGCGGTATTAAAGCCAAAGAGGGGAGCCAGAATATTTCGAAAGCAATAAATGTCCTGCCTGAAGAGGTGGCAATGCTGAATGAACTGGTTAAAGCAGGTACGGAAGTGGAAATCCGGCAGGTGCCTAATGACAGAAAACTGTTATTCACTGACTGTCTTTGA
- a CDS encoding sigma 54-interacting transcriptional regulator, which yields MRKDDLLTFLINQTDFFDPHDVSEIFTARHLAQRFGLQRNTASHYLNQLVAEGVLIKINTRPVYFLHKASFEQQFYPLSRTEFASLGELLAENDGERVQQDHFSLLIGHEGSLKKPIEQLKTALFYPDGGLPLLITGDSGTGKSYLANLMHDYAIAHGLIDADAPFVTLNCAQYASNPELLAANLFGYVKGAFTGATSDKAGAFEAADGGILFLDEVHRLHAEGQEKLFTWLDRGEIYRLGETASGHRVAVRLIFATTEDIHSTFLTTFIRRIPIQVVLPDLESRSRKEKEALILQFFWLEAKKVGLALRISPRLLSVLTHYVFRGNVGELKNVIKYVVASAFARQSHGQVLQVTIHDLPEPVMAQLPALSDTTAGQGEDIILDENTRLPWLLQAQDVGRMLIHDAQLSVLTLFEKYRTAQQPWDDIEQRIGHEIENLFDRLIFDNQDKTSSQMLMLVTSQVREEFYRLEKSYNIQFNGNGIYAIGHYLMHRSTSEPSRLNAEMCKQLDRFLEQKYPLLYLFCEEVLVSLARRLDLRIQTMDRILLLLWLNKSGVQSSQLVTKAVILAHGYATASSIANVANRLLKQTVYESFDMPLDVTPEAIAQQVTQYVERNALASSLVILVDMGSLNDIHHYFSRQVTMPVVIINNVSTRMALYVGERILQGDYLETIASDIAADLPVEHKIIWPERNKPKAIITTCATGIGAASNLSSLLKASIPQELGIDVVAYEYDILAANKRREPIFSRFDVLALIGTLDPRIPDVPWISLDTLISGQGKETLMALFGTLISPADVMQINERIVKNFSLRRVIESVTILDTSKVINQVEAFLTRYQHLTAIAVPNDRKVALYIHVSCLIERLIRQAAIHNYAGHRAQCQRQHLPALREAISVIEASYSVHIPEAELFYIHDLLHLETEFLQYDQEF from the coding sequence ATGCGTAAAGACGATTTGCTCACCTTTTTAATCAACCAGACTGATTTTTTTGATCCGCATGATGTCAGCGAGATTTTCACTGCGCGTCATCTGGCGCAGCGTTTCGGATTACAGCGTAATACCGCCAGCCACTATCTCAATCAACTGGTGGCAGAGGGCGTGCTGATAAAAATCAATACCCGTCCGGTCTACTTCCTGCATAAGGCCAGTTTTGAGCAACAGTTTTATCCATTGTCGCGCACGGAGTTTGCCAGCCTCGGCGAACTGCTGGCGGAAAACGACGGCGAGCGCGTACAACAGGATCACTTTTCCCTGCTCATCGGTCATGAAGGCTCTCTTAAAAAGCCCATCGAACAGCTCAAAACCGCGCTGTTTTATCCGGACGGCGGCCTGCCGCTGCTGATCACCGGCGACAGCGGTACCGGCAAAAGTTATCTGGCGAACCTGATGCACGACTATGCCATCGCTCACGGGCTTATTGATGCCGACGCGCCTTTTGTCACCCTGAACTGCGCCCAGTACGCCAGCAATCCAGAGCTGCTCGCCGCCAACTTGTTTGGCTACGTCAAAGGGGCTTTTACCGGGGCGACCAGCGATAAAGCCGGTGCCTTTGAAGCCGCAGATGGCGGGATCCTGTTTCTGGATGAAGTACACCGCCTGCATGCGGAAGGGCAGGAAAAGCTTTTCACCTGGCTCGATCGGGGTGAAATTTATCGTCTGGGGGAGACGGCCAGCGGGCATCGCGTTGCCGTGCGGCTCATCTTCGCCACTACCGAAGATATTCACAGCACCTTTCTGACCACCTTTATTCGTCGTATCCCCATTCAGGTGGTATTGCCGGATCTGGAAAGCCGCAGCCGTAAAGAGAAGGAGGCGCTGATCCTGCAATTTTTCTGGCTGGAGGCGAAAAAAGTGGGGCTGGCATTACGTATCAGCCCGCGTCTGCTTTCCGTGCTGACGCATTATGTCTTCCGGGGCAATGTCGGTGAGCTGAAAAACGTCATTAAATACGTGGTAGCGTCTGCGTTTGCACGGCAAAGTCACGGGCAGGTGTTGCAGGTGACCATCCATGATCTGCCGGAGCCGGTAATGGCGCAGTTGCCCGCGCTCAGCGACACAACCGCCGGGCAGGGGGAAGACATCATACTGGATGAAAACACCCGTCTGCCGTGGCTGCTTCAGGCGCAGGATGTCGGGCGAATGCTCATCCATGATGCGCAGCTCAGCGTACTGACGCTGTTTGAAAAATACCGTACGGCGCAACAGCCGTGGGATGATATTGAGCAGCGCATCGGCCATGAAATTGAAAATCTGTTTGACCGCCTGATCTTTGATAACCAGGACAAAACCAGTTCGCAAATGCTGATGCTGGTGACCAGCCAGGTGCGGGAGGAATTTTACCGACTGGAGAAAAGTTACAACATCCAGTTTAACGGTAACGGTATCTACGCCATCGGGCATTATCTGATGCATCGGTCCACCAGTGAACCCTCGCGGCTGAATGCCGAGATGTGCAAACAGCTCGATCGTTTTTTAGAACAAAAATACCCGCTCCTGTATTTGTTTTGCGAAGAAGTACTGGTCTCGCTGGCCCGCAGGCTGGATCTGCGCATTCAGACCATGGACCGTATTTTGCTGCTGCTGTGGCTGAACAAAAGCGGTGTGCAGAGCAGCCAGCTGGTCACCAAAGCGGTGATCCTCGCCCACGGTTACGCGACTGCCAGCAGTATTGCCAACGTCGCCAACCGGCTACTGAAGCAGACCGTCTATGAATCCTTTGATATGCCGCTCGACGTCACGCCGGAGGCCATTGCCCAGCAGGTAACGCAGTACGTGGAGCGTAATGCACTGGCCAGCAGTCTGGTGATCCTGGTGGATATGGGCTCCCTTAACGACATTCATCACTATTTCAGCCGACAGGTGACGATGCCAGTGGTGATCATTAATAACGTCTCCACGCGCATGGCGCTGTACGTGGGCGAGCGCATTTTACAGGGCGATTATCTGGAAACCATCGCCAGTGACATCGCCGCCGATCTGCCGGTGGAGCATAAAATCATCTGGCCGGAACGGAACAAACCAAAGGCGATCATTACCACCTGCGCAACGGGAATTGGCGCGGCCAGCAATTTAAGCAGCTTGCTGAAAGCGAGCATTCCGCAGGAGCTGGGTATAGACGTCGTAGCCTATGAGTACGACATTCTGGCGGCGAATAAACGGCGCGAGCCGATCTTTTCCCGCTTTGACGTGCTGGCGCTAATTGGCACCCTCGATCCCCGCATTCCTGATGTGCCCTGGATTTCGCTGGATACGCTGATTTCCGGTCAGGGTAAAGAAACATTGATGGCGCTGTTCGGCACCCTTATCAGCCCCGCCGACGTGATGCAGATTAACGAACGGATCGTGAAAAACTTCTCCCTGCGCCGGGTAATTGAGTCTGTCACCATTCTCGATACCAGCAAAGTCATCAATCAGGTTGAAGCCTTTCTCACGCGTTACCAGCATCTGACGGCGATTGCCGTGCCGAACGACCGTAAGGTCGCGCTCTATATCCACGTTAGCTGTCTTATTGAACGCCTGATCCGCCAGGCGGCGATCCACAACTACGCCGGGCATCGCGCACAGTGTCAACGCCAGCACCTTCCGGCGCTGCGCGAGGCCATCAGTGTCATTGAGGCGAGTTATAGTGTCCATATTCCCGAAGCGGAGCTGTTTTACATTCACGATCTTCTGCATCTGGAAACTGAATTTCTTCAGTACGATCAAGAGTTTTGA
- the alaC gene encoding alanine transaminase, protein MADSSPVRRFTRIERLPPYVFNITAELKMAARRRGEDIIDFSMGNPDGPTPPHIVEKLCTVAQRPDTHGYSTSRGIPRLRRAISRWYQDRYQVDIDPETEAIVTIGSKEGLAHLMLATLDHGDTVLVPNPSYPIHIYGAVIAGAQVRSVPLVEGVDFFNELERAIRESYPKPKMMILGFPSNPTAQCVELEFFEKVVALAKRYDVLVVHDLAYADIVYDGWKAPSIMQVPGARDVAVEFFTLSKSYNMAGWRIGFMVGNSVLVNALARIKSYHDYGTFTPLQVAAIAALEGDQQCVKDIAAQYKRRRDVLVKGLHEAGWMVEMPKASMYVWAKIPEHYAAMGSLEFAKKLLNEAKVCVSPGIGFGDYGDTHVRFALIENRDRIRQAIRGIKAMFRADGLLPSTARPLTEDAE, encoded by the coding sequence ATGGCTGACTCCAGTCCAGTACGTCGCTTTACGCGCATCGAACGTCTTCCCCCTTATGTTTTTAACATTACCGCTGAACTGAAAATGGCCGCGCGTCGTCGCGGTGAAGATATTATCGATTTCAGTATGGGCAACCCTGACGGCCCGACGCCGCCGCATATCGTCGAAAAACTCTGCACCGTGGCGCAGCGCCCGGATACGCACGGTTACTCCACTTCCCGCGGTATTCCTCGTCTGCGCCGGGCGATTTCGCGCTGGTATCAGGACCGCTATCAGGTGGATATCGATCCGGAAACGGAAGCCATCGTAACCATCGGCTCAAAAGAGGGGCTGGCGCACCTGATGTTGGCCACGCTCGATCATGGCGATACCGTGCTGGTGCCGAATCCCAGCTACCCGATCCATATTTACGGCGCGGTGATCGCCGGCGCGCAGGTGCGTTCCGTGCCGCTGGTGGAGGGCGTGGACTTCTTCAATGAGCTGGAGCGCGCCATCCGTGAAAGCTATCCCAAGCCGAAAATGATGATCCTCGGTTTCCCGTCGAACCCGACCGCGCAGTGCGTTGAGCTGGAGTTCTTCGAGAAAGTCGTGGCGCTGGCGAAGCGGTATGACGTGCTGGTGGTGCATGATCTGGCCTATGCCGACATCGTCTATGACGGCTGGAAAGCGCCGTCCATTATGCAGGTGCCTGGCGCGCGCGATGTGGCGGTCGAATTCTTTACCCTGTCGAAAAGCTACAATATGGCCGGCTGGCGTATTGGCTTTATGGTGGGGAATTCCGTGCTGGTAAACGCGCTGGCGCGAATCAAGAGTTACCACGATTACGGCACTTTCACGCCGTTACAGGTGGCAGCGATTGCTGCGCTGGAAGGCGATCAGCAGTGCGTGAAGGACATTGCCGCGCAGTATAAGCGTCGACGCGATGTGCTGGTGAAAGGGCTGCACGAAGCGGGCTGGATGGTGGAAATGCCGAAAGCCTCGATGTACGTGTGGGCGAAAATCCCTGAGCATTACGCGGCAATGGGCTCGCTGGAGTTTGCCAAGAAGCTGCTGAACGAGGCGAAGGTGTGCGTGTCACCGGGGATTGGCTTCGGCGATTACGGTGATACCCATGTGCGCTTTGCGCTGATTGAGAACCGGGATCGTATCCGTCAGGCCATACGGGGCATTAAAGCGATGTTCCGTGCCGACGGGCTACTTCCTTCCACTGCCAGACCGCTTACCGAAGACGCGGAATAA
- the ypdK gene encoding membrane protein YpdK, giving the protein MKYFFMGISVMVIVWAGTFALMI; this is encoded by the coding sequence GTGAAATATTTCTTTATGGGCATTTCGGTGATGGTCATTGTGTGGGCCGGCACTTTCGCCCTGATGATCTGA
- the ypeC gene encoding DUF2502 domain-containing protein YpeC, which translates to MFRSLILAAVLMASAPLVANAGEITLLPSIKLQIGDRDNYGNYWDGGHWRDRDYWHNHYQWRENRWRPHDRGYHRGWDKRNAYERGYREGWRDRDDHRGPGRGHGHGHGHHH; encoded by the coding sequence ATGTTCAGGTCACTGATACTGGCAGCTGTTTTAATGGCGTCTGCCCCGCTGGTGGCAAATGCCGGCGAAATCACCCTGCTGCCCTCAATAAAATTACAAATTGGCGATCGTGATAATTACGGTAACTACTGGGACGGCGGCCACTGGCGCGACCGTGATTACTGGCATAATCACTATCAATGGCGTGAAAACCGCTGGCGTCCACACGATCGCGGCTATCACCGTGGCTGGGATAAACGCAATGCTTACGAGCGCGGCTATCGAGAAGGCTGGCGCGATCGCGATGACCATCGTGGACCGGGTCGTGGCCATGGCCACGGGCATGGGCATCATCATTAA
- the glk gene encoding glucokinase, translating to MTKYALVGDVGGTNARLALCDVDSGEISRAKTYSGLDYPTLEAVVRVYLDETGAEVEDGCIAIACPITGDWVAMTNHTWEFSIAEMKKNLGFAHLEIINDFTAVSMAIPMLKKEHLTQFGGGEPVEGKPIAVYGAGTGLGVAHLVHVDKRWVSLPGEGGHVDFAPNSEEEGIILEELRSEIGHVSAERVLSGPGLVNLYRAIVKSDGRLPENLQPKDITERALEDSCIDCRRALSLFCVIMGRFGGNLALTLGTFGGVYIAGGIVPRFLDFFTASGFRGGFEDKGRFKSYVQDIPVYLIVHDNPGLLGAGAHLRQTLGYYL from the coding sequence ATGACAAAGTATGCATTAGTAGGTGACGTGGGCGGCACTAACGCACGCCTGGCGTTGTGTGATGTCGACAGCGGCGAAATTTCCCGCGCCAAAACCTATTCCGGGCTGGATTATCCCACGCTGGAAGCGGTTGTCCGTGTCTATCTGGACGAGACGGGCGCAGAGGTCGAGGATGGCTGTATCGCTATTGCCTGCCCGATCACCGGTGACTGGGTGGCGATGACCAACCACACCTGGGAATTCTCCATCGCAGAAATGAAGAAAAATCTCGGCTTTGCGCATCTGGAAATTATCAACGATTTTACCGCTGTCTCAATGGCGATCCCGATGCTGAAAAAAGAGCATCTGACGCAGTTCGGCGGCGGTGAGCCGGTGGAAGGCAAACCGATTGCGGTCTATGGCGCGGGCACTGGCCTTGGCGTGGCCCATCTGGTGCACGTCGATAAGCGCTGGGTCAGCCTGCCGGGCGAAGGCGGTCACGTGGATTTCGCGCCGAACAGCGAAGAAGAGGGCATTATCCTTGAGGAGCTGCGCAGTGAAATTGGTCACGTTTCGGCTGAACGCGTGCTCTCCGGTCCGGGACTGGTCAATCTGTACCGCGCGATTGTGAAATCCGACGGACGCCTGCCGGAAAACCTGCAACCGAAAGACATCACGGAGCGTGCGCTGGAAGACAGCTGCATCGATTGTCGCCGTGCGCTGTCGCTGTTCTGCGTGATCATGGGACGTTTCGGTGGCAATCTGGCGCTGACGCTTGGCACCTTCGGCGGCGTATACATCGCCGGTGGCATTGTGCCGCGCTTCCTCGATTTCTTCACCGCCTCCGGCTTCCGCGGCGGCTTTGAAGATAAAGGACGCTTCAAATCTTACGTTCAGGATATTCCGGTCTATCTGATCGTGCACGACAACCCAGGCCTGCTGGGCGCGGGTGCGCATTTACGTCAGACGCTGGGTTACTACCTGTAA
- a CDS encoding PTS sugar transporter subunit IIA, whose protein sequence is MKRHYIFASHGTFASGILNSVELILGRQNNIHTLCAYIDEGEDLTEQVNHLINSFPAEDELVVITDIFAGSVNNEFIRFISRPGFHLIAGLNLPLIIEMLIAPQDEALTALITDSLTNARHSIQYCNQTLDAAQVADKDF, encoded by the coding sequence ATGAAACGACACTATATTTTTGCCAGCCACGGTACCTTTGCCAGTGGCATTCTCAATTCAGTCGAGCTGATCCTCGGCAGACAAAATAATATCCATACGCTCTGTGCCTATATTGATGAAGGCGAAGACCTGACTGAGCAGGTCAATCATCTTATTAATTCCTTTCCGGCCGAAGATGAACTGGTGGTCATCACCGATATTTTCGCTGGCAGCGTCAATAACGAATTTATTCGCTTTATTTCGCGCCCCGGTTTTCATCTTATTGCCGGGCTTAATTTACCGCTAATTATCGAAATGCTGATCGCCCCTCAGGACGAGGCGCTGACAGCCCTTATTACCGACTCCCTGACGAATGCCCGGCACAGCATCCAGTATTGCAATCAGACGCTTGATGCTGCGCAGGTGGCAGATAAAGATTTTTAA
- a CDS encoding LytR/AlgR family response regulator transcription factor yields the protein MKVIIVEDEILAQQELSWLIKEHSQMEIVGTFDDGLDVLKFLQHNKVDALFLDINIPSLDGVLLAQNISQFAHKPFIVFITAWKEHAVEAFELEAFDYILKPYQESRIINMLQKLETAFQQQSGTGASSPAVRENDTINLIKDERIIVTSIHDIYYAEAHEKMTFVYTRRDEFVMPMNITEFCSKLPAAHFFRCHRSYCVNLDKIREIEPWFNNTYILRLRDLDFQVPVSRSKVKEFRQLMHL from the coding sequence ATGAAAGTCATCATTGTTGAAGATGAAATCCTGGCGCAGCAGGAGCTGAGCTGGCTCATCAAAGAACACAGCCAGATGGAGATAGTCGGCACGTTTGACGACGGCCTGGACGTGCTGAAGTTTCTCCAGCACAACAAAGTGGACGCGCTGTTTCTGGATATCAACATTCCGTCGCTGGACGGCGTTTTACTGGCGCAAAATATCAGTCAGTTTGCCCACAAGCCGTTCATTGTGTTTATTACCGCGTGGAAAGAACATGCGGTGGAAGCTTTCGAGCTGGAAGCCTTTGACTACATTCTGAAACCTTATCAGGAGTCGCGCATCATTAACATGCTGCAAAAGCTGGAGACAGCCTTTCAGCAGCAGTCAGGAACGGGTGCCAGCAGCCCGGCGGTTCGTGAAAACGATACCATAAACCTGATCAAAGATGAGCGCATCATCGTCACCAGTATTCACGATATTTATTATGCGGAAGCGCATGAGAAGATGACGTTCGTGTATACCCGTCGCGATGAATTTGTGATGCCGATGAACATCACGGAGTTTTGCAGCAAACTGCCGGCGGCGCATTTCTTTCGCTGCCACCGCTCGTACTGCGTGAATCTGGACAAGATCCGCGAAATCGAACCCTGGTTTAACAACACCTATATTCTGCGACTGCGGGATCTCGATTTTCAGGTCCCGGTCAGTCGCAGCAAGGTCAAAGAGTTCAGGCAGCTAATGCACCTGTAA